Part of the Deltaproteobacteria bacterium genome, TTATTTTCGACTGCGTGGAGTTCAACCGCCGTTTCCGCTATTCCGACGTGGCCTGTGATCTTGCATTCCTCGCCATGGATCTCGATTTCTTCGAACAGCCCGAGCTTTCCCGCCACCTCGTCCACAACTATGCCCGCTACACCCGCGACATCGACCTGCTGCGGCTGATCCGCTTCTACAAGAGTTACCGGGCCTACGTTCGGGGGAAGGTGGAAAGCATGAAAGCGAAGGATCCCGCATTACCGGCCGGGGAGAAGGAGCGGACCCGGCGGGCCGCCCGCAGGTACTTCGCTCTCGCCGGAACTTATACCGGCGCCCGCCCGTATCTGATCATCACCTGCGGACTCACAGGGACGGGCAAGAGTACCCTGGCCTTACGCCTCGCGCAGGACCTCGACCTGCCTTTGTTCCGAAGCGATCTTGTACGCAAGGAGCTTGCCGGGATTCCCGCTTCCGCTCATCAGGATGTACCCTTTGGAGAAGGGATTTATGGAGAGGCGATGAGCCGCTGGACCTATGACGCGCTTTTAGAAAGAGGAGAAGAGGAACTCCGGAAAGGAAACCCGGTCCTTCTCGATGCGGCTTTCCTGAAAAAGGAGGAACGGAAAAAAGCGGGAAAACTGGCGCAAAAGATGAATGCGCGATTCTTCGTCATCGAAACACGCTGTCCCGAAGAGACTGCGATGCAGCGGATTCGGAAGCGGCACCAGGAAAGGGATGATCCCTCGGACGGCAGGGAGGAGATCTACCATGCCCAAAAAGAACGCTTTGATCCCGTCACAGGCCTTCCCGACGGGCCGCACATTGTCGTCAGCACCGCCGACCGGGGCGATCCCGCCCTCCGTGTGGAAATGGAAATTCTGCTGGCCGTGGAAACATGAGGCGGCGGGCTGACAGCGGTGATTCCCGCACCATCCTCCTTTGCGGACGACGAAGAACGCCGATGGCCGGAATGTCATCTGAAGATCCCCGAGAGATTCTCAATCCCCGGGGGGGCACTTGCAAAAACCCGTTCCCAGACTTCCCGGCTCTCCATGCAGAGATAGACGGGAACCTTCGACCCGTAACTCCGGATCCACTCCACCATTTTTCGGTAGGCCGGAACCCGGATGGAGCGCAGATAGCGCATCTTCCCGTCCGGACAGGGAATGAATTCCCCCGTGACGATCGGACTCTCCGGAAAGCGCTCCCGCATGATCTCCTTCAGCGCCGGCGGAAAACGGAGCCCTCCCAGGCTGATCCATGCAATTCCTTCGGGATCAACGGATCTCATGATCGCCTCCACGACACCTGAATACGCCCCCTCCCATCCTTCATCGAGGATCATCGGATCAAAATGAAAGGCGATTTTGTACCCCGCCGCCCGGCACCGTTTTGCCGCGAGGAGACGATCCGTGAGAGACGCCGCTCCCCGTTCTTCCGCGGTAATGATTGCTTCGGGATTAACCGACCAGCCGATCACCGTCCGGCCGCGGGGATCAAGGTCAAGAAGATTCTCTATGTGATCGGTCTTGGTCTTC contains:
- a CDS encoding AAA family ATPase, translated to MEQSSVLQAMRNPGFYPEATRKVELRETHISTLFLTDRFVYKVKKPVDFGFLDYTTLNARRFFCEQELRLNRRLANDVYLQILPVRRQGDRITLTGEEGEVIEYVLKMRRLPADRMLDTLLMEGSVDREMIRRIALHLIGFHSRAESTPEISIYGSPRRIRKNIEENFEQTRSFIGETIEKNVFERIRNDSRAFLDGNRSLLEKRVTEKKIRDCHGDLRPEHICVQEPIVIFDCVEFNRRFRYSDVACDLAFLAMDLDFFEQPELSRHLVHNYARYTRDIDLLRLIRFYKSYRAYVRGKVESMKAKDPALPAGEKERTRRAARRYFALAGTYTGARPYLIITCGLTGTGKSTLALRLAQDLDLPLFRSDLVRKELAGIPASAHQDVPFGEGIYGEAMSRWTYDALLERGEEELRKGNPVLLDAAFLKKEERKKAGKLAQKMNARFFVIETRCPEETAMQRIRKRHQERDDPSDGREEIYHAQKERFDPVTGLPDGPHIVVSTADRGDPALRVEMEILLAVET